The Gemmatimonadota bacterium genome segment CGTGCAGCACAGTGTCATGAGCAACGGCTTCATGATGCGGGCTCCTTCAGCTTCACGATCGTCCCGCGCAGCAGGGGCACGTAGATGGCGCCGTTCTGCACGGTAACGGGCGCGACAATCGAGTCTTCGAAGTCCTGTTTCCACACGGTCGTCCCATCGCTCCGCAACAGGAAGAGCTGCCCGTCGAGCCGCCCGACCAGCAGCCGGTCCTGCGCCAGTGTCAGGGCCGCTCGGGCGGCGCCGCCCAGGCTGGCGATCCTCTCGCCTGCGCGGCCGCCGCGTGGAACGCGCCAGACCTCGGCGGAGCGGGTAAGGACGTAAAGCGATCCGTCCGCTGCCACGGCGGGCGCGGCCAGGATCGGCGCGCCGAAGGGCGCGCGCCACACCTCGACCAGTCCTGGCAGGAGCAGTGCCAGCACCTCGCCCGAGTGCAGCGGCAGGTAGAGTGTATCCTCGAGCAACGCGGGAGCGGCGGAGACGCTGGCGGGCAAGGGCGCGCGCGCCGCGACCCGGCCGGTTGGCCGATCGAGGAGGTAGAGCGTGTCTGCCGTCGTCGGCAGCAAGAGACTCTCCTGATAGGGGATGGGAGTCGAGGCCGCTGCGGCGAGTTTGGTCTTCCACAGCTCCTCTCCATTACGCGTGTCGAGCGCGAAAAGGTTCCCGCCCTCGGTGCCCAGATAGACAGCGTCGCCTACCAGGAGCGGCGGGAAGGGCGTCGAGCCGACCACGCGCGCCCAAAGCCGCCCGCCACTCTGCAGCTCGAGGGCCAGGGCCTTCCCCTCTCTTTGCTCCTGCGCGAGGAAGAGCCGCTCGCCGCGCCAGACCAACCCACCCGTGACCGGCCCGTCCATCCTGCGCTCCCAGAAGTGCTCGCCCGTTTCGGCGGAGAGGGCCGCGACAATGCGGTTCCCGGCGGCGAGCAGGACGGGCCCTTTCACCAAAAGCGGCGAGAGCAGGCCGCGCCCGACCTCGACGCGCCAGGCTTCCTCGACCGCGTCGGGCGCCCGCTCGCCGGCGTGGCCAGCGCGCCGCACGTCGCCGAGCACCGTGGGCCAGGCGCCCTCAGGCAGCCCGGTGGGCAGGGGCCGGAGCGGCCGGGCGCAGCCCCCGCCGAGGAGCAGAAAAGCCAGTAACCACCACAAATTGACACCTCTCCCAGCGCGGTCTACCTTGTTCGCTCCCAGCGCCCGCGGCGGCGAGCGCTGGCCCCCCTGGCCCAACTGGCACCCCTGGCCCTTTACCTGGAGGTTCCACGCCGCATGGCCGTCCCCAGCGAGGTGCGACAGCTGGACCGGCACACGGGCCAAGCCGTCGTCGTGCACGGCTGGGTGCAGACCGTGCGCACCCACGGGAAGGTGGGGTTCGTGGTCGTGCGCGACGGCACGGGCATCGTCCAGGGCGTCCTCCTCCAGAACGAGGTCGCGCCTCAGATCTGGGAGCGGTTCGGCTCCCTGACACAGGAGACGAGCGTCACGGTCACGGGCACGGTCCGTGCCGAACGCCGCGCGCCCGGCGGCTACGAGCTGGGTGTCTCGGACCTCGAGGTCGTTGGCCGGTCCGAGGACTACCCGATCCAGCCTAAGGAGCACGGCGTCGACTATCTGCTGGACCGCCGCCACCTCTGGCTGCGGTCGGGCCAGCAGCGGGCGATTCTGCGCGTGCGGGACGAGGTCGAAAAGGCGATCCACGACTTCTTCTACGAGCGCGGCTTTGTCCGCATCGACACCCCGATCTTGACGGGCGCTATTGGCGAAGGCGGTGCGGGCCTGTTCCAGGTCGACTACTTCGATCAGCCGGCCTACCTCGCGCAGACGGGGCAGCTCTACGTCGAGGCGGC includes the following:
- a CDS encoding PQQ-binding-like beta-propeller repeat protein, which translates into the protein MWWLLAFLLLGGGCARPLRPLPTGLPEGAWPTVLGDVRRAGHAGERAPDAVEEAWRVEVGRGLLSPLLVKGPVLLAAGNRIVAALSAETGEHFWERRMDGPVTGGLVWRGERLFLAQEQREGKALALELQSGGRLWARVVGSTPFPPLLVGDAVYLGTEGGNLFALDTRNGEELWKTKLAAAASTPIPYQESLLLPTTADTLYLLDRPTGRVAARAPLPASVSAAPALLEDTLYLPLHSGEVLALLLPGLVEVWRAPFGAPILAAPAVAADGSLYVLTRSAEVWRVPRGGRAGERIASLGGAARAALTLAQDRLLVGRLDGQLFLLRSDGTTVWKQDFEDSIVAPVTVQNGAIYVPLLRGTIVKLKEPAS